A single Tachypleus tridentatus isolate NWPU-2018 chromosome 9, ASM421037v1, whole genome shotgun sequence DNA region contains:
- the LOC143225771 gene encoding uncharacterized protein LOC143225771 isoform X2, with translation MKVYTVHKSRVMALILALVLGCLIVCMLSVQNEQTGYLRSVTYFRHQTAGNHKGTTRKLRDFLGFFLRSEGSDVDDGSYRISRQNKNTNYFRKTQRDTQSLDEEEDDFEEYGEEDIIDEDDDTNEEYEEDYYDEDGNPPNPVFKQGDFDYSNITFFHSLSHTPYDTVTVNVSDVVSVTNISDLPKHFTLTSEVVRVSTNVNQKLAHVALLTTTSSAYNNTLNVSETPKFCVPFQVSLKVNNMRNTTLKNNDGIPLVDSAIYWSQEVENIEPKGISDAEVDKYIRQLRHLSVIRADPSTWDRCGRPKNLYITLTDGSHVCARYRAPHDYLVQGELMSFYLARLLGIHNVPVVTLSAPDVSGQWREPHVTKAVVKAGWAGNATVALIQWIDNLERDRMPKVILEALLTNKTINSRSSRLKDVHLVNAVELLQWSDLIMFDYLTGNYDSKYAGCCRQRK, from the exons ATGAAAGTGTACACGGTGCATAAGTCTCGTGTGATGGCGCTAATTTTAGCGCTTGTTTTAGGCTGTTTGATAGTGTGTATGCTATCAGTTCAGAATGAACAGACAGGATATCTCCGAAGTGTAACTTATTTCAGACATCAAACAGCGGGGAATCATAAAGGAACTACTCGAAAGTTACGGGATTTTCTCGGTTTCTTCTTACGCTCCGAAGGTTCCGACGTAGACGATGGGTCATACAGAATATCTCGacagaacaaaaacacaaattactttCGTAAAACTCAAAGAGATACACAGAGTCTTGATGAAGAAGAAGATGACTTCGAGGAGTATGGTGAAGAAGACATCATTGATGAAGATGATGATACAAATGAAGAGTATGAGGAAGATTATTATGATGAAGATGGAAATCCCCCGAACCCAGTGTTTAAACAGGGAGATTTTGATTATTCAAACATCACGTTTTTTCATAGTTTATCCCATACCCCTTACGACACTGTTACAGTCAACGTCAGCGATGTCGTTTCGGTAACAAATATATCGGATTTGCCAAAGCATTTTACACTAACCTCAGAAGTTGTTAGAGTATCCACAAACGTCAACCAAAAACTGGCCCATGTAGCTCTTTTAACCACTACAAGCTCAGCGTACAACAACACCTTAAATGTTTCAGAAACGCCCAAGTTTTGTGTCCCGTTTCAAGTCTCCCTCAAAGTAAACAATATGAGAAATACAACTCTTAAAAACAACGATGGGATCCCACTTGTAGATAGCGCCATCTATTGGTCGCAAGAAGTTGAAAACATCGAACCCAAAG GTATAAGTGACGCTGAGGTGGATAAATATATTCGACAGCTTCGTCATCTGTCTGTGATACGAGCAGATCCATCAACGTGGGACCGTTGTGGGAGACCAAAGAACTTATATATTACGTTAACAGATGGCTCTCATGTTTGTGCTCGTTATAGAGCACCTCATGATTATTTAGTGcaag GGGAGTTAATGTCTTTCTATCTTGCTCGGCTTTTGGGGATCCACAACGTACCTGTGGTAACACTGTCAGCTCCTGATGTTAGTGGTCAGTGGAGAGAACCACATGTAACCAAAGCTGTGGTGAAAGCGGGTTGGGCAGGAAATGCGACAGTAGCGTTGATTCAGTGGATAGATAACCTTGAAAG AGATCGAATGCCGAAAGTAATACTCGAAGCTCTtctaacaaacaaaactataaattctCGATCGTCTCGTTTGAAAGACGTTCATCTTGTCAACGCCGTCGAGTTACTCCAGTGGAGTGATTTAATAATGTTCGACTACCTAACAGGGAATTACGACAG CAAGTATGCAGGATGCTGCCGacaaagaaaataa
- the LOC143225772 gene encoding CD151 antigen-like codes for MTVEGCGKIIKYAMIIANFIILVCGVAVFSVGVWILADKSYMERLIGSSMYVSSAAILIASGVIVVIISFLGCMGAYKEVKCMLIAFFVILFIIFIIMLVGGILGYVFRDEVDEKMKEEMLESIPLYGNDSTVTETWDRVQQNMKCCGLKTEGVNRPYLIWKRNSLFEGSAQKVPDSCCMSDKTETCRKTPDDENSYANVDCYEKADMFVKDHALIIGGVGVGIACVLILGMVLSCALTMMIRK; via the exons ATGACAGTAGAAGGCTGTGGTAAGATTATTAAATATGCTATGATCATAGCGAATTTCATTATTCTC GTTTGTGGTGTTGCCGTATTTTCCGTGGGAGTATGGATTCTTGCAGATAAGTCCTACATGGAACGGCTCATAGGGTCCAGCATGTACGTCAGCTCGGCCGCCATTCTCATCGCCAGTGGCGTTATTGTGGTTATCATCTCTTTCTTGGGCTGCATGGGGGCTTACAAGGAAGTGAAGTGCATGCTAATTGCG ttcTTCGTCATCCTCTTCATCATCTTCATCATCATGTTAGTCGGAGGGATTCTTGGTTACGTCTTCAGAGATGAG GTCGATGAAAAGATGAAAGAAGAAATGTTGGAGAGTATACCTCTCTATGGAAACGATTCTACTGTTACCGAAACCTGGGATCGTGTGCAACAAAAC ATGAAATGTTGTGGATTAAAAACTGAAGGCGTTAACAGGCCGTATCTGATTTGGAAGAGAAACTCTCTTTTCGAAGGATCTGCTCAGAAAGTCCCTGATTCTTGTTGCATGTCTGATAAGACCGAAACTTGTAGAAAAACGCCTGATGATGAAAACTCTTACGCTAATGTG GATTGTTACGAGAAAGCTGACATGTTTGTCAAAGACCATGCCTTGATCATTGGGGGCGTAGGTGTTGGTATCGCGTGTGTTTTG atccTCGGGATGGTTTTGTCCTGTGCTCTTACCATGATGATTAGAAAATAG
- the LOC143225771 gene encoding four-jointed box protein 1-like isoform X1, with product MKVYTVHKSRVMALILALVLGCLIVCMLSVQNEQTGYLRSVTYFRHQTAGNHKGTTRKLRDFLGFFLRSEGSDVDDGSYRISRQNKNTNYFRKTQRDTQSLDEEEDDFEEYGEEDIIDEDDDTNEEYEEDYYDEDGNPPNPVFKQGDFDYSNITFFHSLSHTPYDTVTVNVSDVVSVTNISDLPKHFTLTSEVVRVSTNVNQKLAHVALLTTTSSAYNNTLNVSETPKFCVPFQVSLKVNNMRNTTLKNNDGIPLVDSAIYWSQEVENIEPKGISDAEVDKYIRQLRHLSVIRADPSTWDRCGRPKNLYITLTDGSHVCARYRAPHDYLVQGELMSFYLARLLGIHNVPVVTLSAPDVSGQWREPHVTKAVVKAGWAGNATVALIQWIDNLERDRMPKVILEALLTNKTINSRSSRLKDVHLVNAVELLQWSDLIMFDYLTGNYDRVASMQDAADKENNSLILHETIHNLVKSRKTGSLWLIDNESGLLDSYSLMYGEPSLGPGEQNRRFVTFHENMLNTICIFRKSTVQRIRWLYHQGALYNLLVDFVKKYEPLFTRLPDVSHRQELAQKLQMRLNKLYFHIKSCTSFI from the exons ATGAAAGTGTACACGGTGCATAAGTCTCGTGTGATGGCGCTAATTTTAGCGCTTGTTTTAGGCTGTTTGATAGTGTGTATGCTATCAGTTCAGAATGAACAGACAGGATATCTCCGAAGTGTAACTTATTTCAGACATCAAACAGCGGGGAATCATAAAGGAACTACTCGAAAGTTACGGGATTTTCTCGGTTTCTTCTTACGCTCCGAAGGTTCCGACGTAGACGATGGGTCATACAGAATATCTCGacagaacaaaaacacaaattactttCGTAAAACTCAAAGAGATACACAGAGTCTTGATGAAGAAGAAGATGACTTCGAGGAGTATGGTGAAGAAGACATCATTGATGAAGATGATGATACAAATGAAGAGTATGAGGAAGATTATTATGATGAAGATGGAAATCCCCCGAACCCAGTGTTTAAACAGGGAGATTTTGATTATTCAAACATCACGTTTTTTCATAGTTTATCCCATACCCCTTACGACACTGTTACAGTCAACGTCAGCGATGTCGTTTCGGTAACAAATATATCGGATTTGCCAAAGCATTTTACACTAACCTCAGAAGTTGTTAGAGTATCCACAAACGTCAACCAAAAACTGGCCCATGTAGCTCTTTTAACCACTACAAGCTCAGCGTACAACAACACCTTAAATGTTTCAGAAACGCCCAAGTTTTGTGTCCCGTTTCAAGTCTCCCTCAAAGTAAACAATATGAGAAATACAACTCTTAAAAACAACGATGGGATCCCACTTGTAGATAGCGCCATCTATTGGTCGCAAGAAGTTGAAAACATCGAACCCAAAG GTATAAGTGACGCTGAGGTGGATAAATATATTCGACAGCTTCGTCATCTGTCTGTGATACGAGCAGATCCATCAACGTGGGACCGTTGTGGGAGACCAAAGAACTTATATATTACGTTAACAGATGGCTCTCATGTTTGTGCTCGTTATAGAGCACCTCATGATTATTTAGTGcaag GGGAGTTAATGTCTTTCTATCTTGCTCGGCTTTTGGGGATCCACAACGTACCTGTGGTAACACTGTCAGCTCCTGATGTTAGTGGTCAGTGGAGAGAACCACATGTAACCAAAGCTGTGGTGAAAGCGGGTTGGGCAGGAAATGCGACAGTAGCGTTGATTCAGTGGATAGATAACCTTGAAAG AGATCGAATGCCGAAAGTAATACTCGAAGCTCTtctaacaaacaaaactataaattctCGATCGTCTCGTTTGAAAGACGTTCATCTTGTCAACGCCGTCGAGTTACTCCAGTGGAGTGATTTAATAATGTTCGACTACCTAACAGGGAATTACGACAG AGTAGCAAGTATGCAGGATGCTGCCGacaaagaaaataattctttaatcCTTCACGAAACTATTCACAATCTCGTCAAATCTCGAAAAACCGGAAGTTTGTGGCTTATTGATAATGAGAGTGGTTTATTGGATAGCTATTCGCTGATGTACGGGGAACCTAGTCTCGGACCCGGAGAACAAAATCGTCGCTTCGTTACGTTTcatgaaaatatgttaaatactaTCTGTATATTTCGTAAATCTACAGTACAGCGTATTCGATGGTTGTATCATCAAGGAGCCCTCTATAATCTCCTGGTAGACTTTGTGAAAAAATACGAACCTCTGTTTACGAGATTACCTGACGTCAGTCATCGTCAGGAACTGGCTCAGAAGCTACAGATGCGTCTCaacaagttatattttcatatcaaGAGCTGTACAAGctttatataa